A genome region from Populus alba chromosome 5, ASM523922v2, whole genome shotgun sequence includes the following:
- the LOC118029265 gene encoding uncharacterized protein isoform X2 has product MDRSADGDGPVAAAAEEIPQPERTSVRRRLVQSTLFPHKSPENSELKLDKKCIGEDDDYQAKEYCGSQNKKKRTRKGKTTPQTKIKTGCNLDTSKLLPHKSPETEFSCDQKRGKECNAVCGDGESEGEEYCGSQKKDTRKGKATPQSITPKKSREKSLMNGTPKKNGSSNGKGIGNMKENKDASPPIPNLRLEAKMTAEENSRLFAGKQIHPFFTSWKVSKRCNKTTESESNYCSAKIKDKNIDIGPIHVFERDQHDARPLDWSDWKVCEEPFANSSCSLEGPVSSNFVGFIGSLDINDFPCASHPPSTSLLQDNASLDRCLCRQEFVCEAPAIFSSTSSDAQDCKVVEVGFFSGCTRKSDAKQQSDLLQERTDSSYLSCTNQLEDRLWMDKYQPKNATEVCGNDESVKLLSEWLCSWKQRGHQASTDTFSGDVCDRQDADYTCSQSDSDSENNNEGASLKNVLLITGPTGSGKSAAIYACAKEEGFKVLEVNASECRNGAVVKQRFGEALESHSLEWSQEIHVEPQSNKIAKFPSALPDGKLTPDSDSKIIEVIPILNKDDSLGATTKCASKESTIACGRGQLRHLILFEDVDITFTEDRGFVSAIQQIAEKAKGPVILTSNSENPVLPTSLDRLEVSFMMPSEKELLQQAYMVCSAEKVNIQPHLLEQVVEYCQGDIRKTFMHLQFWFQGKQIRKLLPGREAPRLFGPLKFDPEAGHRVLPKMMPWNFPSHLSELVEKEITNSLSTMEEANSVSMEVIEEDFEDKEMQNNLKIHNYGKYSIEAKKEAMLNQNCSDHDCDLFEIPFDAVYDVFDSSGTLVSFSQRKSRRKLNVVMSSDSEDELVNDRVPLIGDRDTNSEFTLEADGAFPSHCTSTQNCLSPSTDLQLCSGVEKLDENCSQCPDIAIDLHVKETSISVDVSCVPESTFVPETLINGGTEVSFSRVYCTSVADTLEEVSVSNEFSQNLCPVETENLDKFVPILQHNYDMLGSTCDVIAESSHEEVEDSQNELAEAITREYQVLDECSRMDFNKKPKPAEKFQSCMMTDLVRESWRKLRDRHIDLRHFVTSEVKDATGIIELAYGMSNLISEAELLLSKHQTLDSSDVVDTFSWSDEHLQMSSTIARQGFCFYAKELANAGLKMGLESKVDFTWEMLSTASMMEFGNLVRQNLSSKSSHSGMSTEMSLPENGTSSNSEMKSSLCDIIESIVPSRAYMTMKGDAFYEYQSSLCHMARSEASRSPANIGKAKGRRARASRNYLSNGSLMLSPEEISLLGQSNIYSKIPSQSMDATDRTI; this is encoded by the exons ATGGACAGATCAGCTGATGGAGACGGGCCAGTGGCGGCCGCAGCTGAAGAGATCCCGCAGCCGGAGCGGACGAGTGTTCGCCGGAGACTTGTACAGTCCACGTTGTTCCCTCATAAATCACCAGAAAATAGCGAACTAAAGCTCGATAAAAAATGTATTGGCGAGGATGACGATTATCAAGCCAAGGAGTATTGTGGGAgtcaaaataagaagaagagaacGCGTAAGGGAAAGACAACTccacaaaccaaaattaaaactgGCTGTAATTTAGATACG TCTAAGCTGTTACCGCACAAATCACCGGAGACGGAATTCAGCTGTGATCAGAAACGCGGTAAAGAATGTAATGCTGTCTGTGGGGATGGCGAAAGTGAAGGGGAAGAATACTGTGGGAGTCAGAAGAAGGACACACGGAAAGGAAAGGCAACTCCACAAAGTATAACTCCTAAAAAG TCAAGGGAGAAGTCACTTATGAATGGTACACCTAAAAAGAATGGCTCCAGTAATGGAAAAGGTATTGGTAATATGAAAGAGAACAAGGATGCATCACCACCAATCCCTAATTTGAGGTTAGAGGCCAAGATGACAGCCGAG GAAAATTCACGATTGTTTGCTGGGAAGCAAATACACCCCTTTTTCACATCATGGAAAGTGAGTAAGAGATGTAACAAGACAACTGAATCAGAAAGTAACTATTGCTCGGCcaagataaaagataaaaacatcgATATTGGTCCTATTCACGTCTTTGAAAGGGATCAG CATGATGCAAGGCCTCTTGATTGGAGTGATTGGAAAGTTTGTGAGGAACCATTTGCCAATAGCAGTTGTAGTCTAGAAGGCCCCGTCTCATCAAACTTTGTAGGCTTCATTGGATCGCTAGACATAAATGACTTCCCCTGTGCGTCACATCCTCCCAGTACATCACTTCTTCAAGATAATGCATCTTTGGATCGATGCCTTTGTCGACAAGAATTTGTGTGCGAGGCACCGGCAATATTCTCTTCCACATCATCTGATGCGCAG GACTGTAAGGTTGTTGAAGTTGGTTTCTTTTCTGGCTGTACAAGAAAATCAGATGCCAAGCAGCAAAGTGACCTTCTCCAAGAAAG GACTGACTCATCATACCTTAGTTGCACTAATCAGCTTGAGGATAGATTGTGGATGGATAAGTACCAGCCAAAGAATGCCACTGAG GTATGTGgaaatgatgaatcagtgaaaCTTTTGAGTGAGTGGCTTTGTTCTTGGAAACAAAGAGGTCATCAAGCCAGCACAGATACCTTCAGTGGTGATGTATGTGATAGACAAGATGCTGATTATACCTGTTCTCAAAGTGACTCTGATtcagaaaataataatgaaggGGCCAGCCTTAAGAATGTTCTTTTGATCACTGGACCGACTGGG AGTGGGAAGTCTGCTGCTATCTATGCTTGTGCGAAGGAAGAAGGATTCAAAGTTCTGGAG GTCAATGCATCAGAGTGTCGAAATGGAGCTGTGGTGAAGCAAAGATTTGGAGAGGCATTAGAATCACATTCCCTCGAATG GTCACAGGAAATTCATGTGGAACCACAGAGCAACAAAATTGCAAAATTTCCCTCAGCCCTTCCTGATGGTAAATTGACACCAGATTCTGACAGCAAGATTATTGAGGTGATACCAATATTGAATAAGGATGATTCTCTTGGAGCCACTACTAAGTGTGCTTCCAAGGAGAGTACAATTGCCTGTGGTCGAGGACAACTTAGACACTTGATTCTTTTTGAAGATGTGGATATTACTTTCACCGAAGATCGTGGCTTTGTCTCTGCAATACAACAAATAGCTGAAAAAGCGAAAGGGCCTGTGATACTGACCAGCAATA GTGAAAATCCCGTTCTTCCTACCAGTCTGGACAGGCTAGAAGTTTCTTTTATGATGCCATCAGAGAAGGAGCTTCTTCAGCAAGCATATATG GTTTGTTCTGCTGAGAAGGTCAACATTCAACCTCATCTACTAGAGCAAGTAGTTGAATATTGTCAAGGAGATATCAGAAAAACCTTTATGCATCTTCAGTTCTGGTTTCAGGGCAAACAAATTAGAAAACTGCTTCCAGGTAGAGAAGCACCAAGACTGTTTGGCCCGCTCAAGTTTGATCCTGAGGCTGGGCATCGAGTATTGCCAAAGATGATGCCATGGAATTTCCCTTCTCATTTATCTGAGCTAGTTGAAAAGGAGATCACAAATTCATTGTCTACGATGGAAGAAGCAAATTCTGTTTCCATGGAGGTCATAGAAGaagattttgaagataaagaaatgCAAAATAACTTGAAGATTCATAATTATGGAAAATACAGTATCGAGGCCAAGAAAGAAGCAATGTTAAACCAGAATTGCTCTGATCATGATTGTGATCTCTTCGAAATCCCTTTTGATGCAGTATATGATGTTTTTGATTCCTCAGGAACTCTGGTATCATTCTCTCAGAGAAAAAGTAGAAGGAAACTCAATGTAGTAATGTCTTCGGATTCTGAAGATGAGTTGGTCAATGACAGAGTTCCCTTAATTGGAGACAGGGATACTAACAGTGAATTCACCCTTGAAGCTGATGGTGCATTTCCCTCTCACTGTACAAGCACGCAAAACTGCTTAAGTCCATCAACTGACCTGCAACTTTGTTCTGGAGTGGAGAAACTAGATGAAAATTGTAGTCAATGTCCAGATATAGCAATTGATTTGCATGTAAAAGAGACATCCATATCAGTTGATGTATCATGTGTGCCAGAATCAACATTTGTTCCAGAAACTCTAATTAATGGTGGAACAGAGGTGTCATTTAGCAGGGTGTATTGCACTTCAGTGGCTGACACTTTGGAAGAAGTTTCAGTGAGCAACGAGTTCAGTCAAAACCTATGTCCAGTTGAAACTGAAAATCTTGACAAATTTGTGCCCATATTACAACATAATTATGATATGTTGGGAAGCACTTGTGATGTAATTGCAGAATCATCTCATGAAGAGGTGGAAGATTCTCAAAATGAACTTGCTGAAGCTATTACAAGAGAATATCAAGTATTGGATGAATGTAGCCGCATGGATTTCAATAAGAAACCCAAGCCAGCGGAGAAATTTCAATCCTGTATGATGACTGATTTAGTACGAGAGTCTTGGAGAAAACTTCGTGATCGTCACATAGATCTAAGACATTTTGTCACCTCAGAAGTCAAAGATGCTACTGGGATAATAGAACTTGCTTATGGTATGAGCAATCTGATTTCAGAAGCTGAACTATTGCTTTCAAAGCACCAAACTTTG GATTCCTCTGATGTGGTGGACACGTTCAGCTGGTCTGATGAGCATTTGCAGATGTCATCAACAATAGCTCGGCAAGGATTTTGCTTCTATGCCAAAGAACTTGCTAATGCCGGGTTAAAAATGGGTTTGGAGTCCAAAGTAGATTTCACCTGGGAGATGCTGTCTACTGCTAGTATGATGGAATTTGGTAACTTGGTTAGACAGAATTTGAGTAGTAAGAGCTCACATTCTGGGATGAGTACTGAGATGAGCCTACCAGAAAATGGAACATCGTCAAATAG
- the LOC118029265 gene encoding uncharacterized protein isoform X1 yields MDRSADGDGPVAAAAEEIPQPERTSVRRRLVQSTLFPHKSPENSELKLDKKCIGEDDDYQAKEYCGSQNKKKRTRKGKTTPQTKIKTGCNLDTSKLLPHKSPETEFSCDQKRGKECNAVCGDGESEGEEYCGSQKKDTRKGKATPQSITPKKSREKSLMNGTPKKNGSSNGKGIGNMKENKDASPPIPNLRLEAKMTAEENSRLFAGKQIHPFFTSWKVSKRCNKTTESESNYCSAKIKDKNIDIGPIHVFERDQHDARPLDWSDWKVCEEPFANSSCSLEGPVSSNFVGFIGSLDINDFPCASHPPSTSLLQDNASLDRCLCRQEFVCEAPAIFSSTSSDAQVGCCQFVKDTETICKATPDCKVVEVGFFSGCTRKSDAKQQSDLLQERTDSSYLSCTNQLEDRLWMDKYQPKNATEVCGNDESVKLLSEWLCSWKQRGHQASTDTFSGDVCDRQDADYTCSQSDSDSENNNEGASLKNVLLITGPTGSGKSAAIYACAKEEGFKVLEVNASECRNGAVVKQRFGEALESHSLEWSQEIHVEPQSNKIAKFPSALPDGKLTPDSDSKIIEVIPILNKDDSLGATTKCASKESTIACGRGQLRHLILFEDVDITFTEDRGFVSAIQQIAEKAKGPVILTSNSENPVLPTSLDRLEVSFMMPSEKELLQQAYMVCSAEKVNIQPHLLEQVVEYCQGDIRKTFMHLQFWFQGKQIRKLLPGREAPRLFGPLKFDPEAGHRVLPKMMPWNFPSHLSELVEKEITNSLSTMEEANSVSMEVIEEDFEDKEMQNNLKIHNYGKYSIEAKKEAMLNQNCSDHDCDLFEIPFDAVYDVFDSSGTLVSFSQRKSRRKLNVVMSSDSEDELVNDRVPLIGDRDTNSEFTLEADGAFPSHCTSTQNCLSPSTDLQLCSGVEKLDENCSQCPDIAIDLHVKETSISVDVSCVPESTFVPETLINGGTEVSFSRVYCTSVADTLEEVSVSNEFSQNLCPVETENLDKFVPILQHNYDMLGSTCDVIAESSHEEVEDSQNELAEAITREYQVLDECSRMDFNKKPKPAEKFQSCMMTDLVRESWRKLRDRHIDLRHFVTSEVKDATGIIELAYGMSNLISEAELLLSKHQTLDSSDVVDTFSWSDEHLQMSSTIARQGFCFYAKELANAGLKMGLESKVDFTWEMLSTASMMEFGNLVRQNLSSKSSHSGMSTEMSLPENGTSSNSEMKSSLCDIIESIVPSRAYMTMKGDAFYEYQSSLCHMARSEASRSPANIGKAKGRRARASRNYLSNGSLMLSPEEISLLGQSNIYSKIPSQSMDATDRTI; encoded by the exons ATGGACAGATCAGCTGATGGAGACGGGCCAGTGGCGGCCGCAGCTGAAGAGATCCCGCAGCCGGAGCGGACGAGTGTTCGCCGGAGACTTGTACAGTCCACGTTGTTCCCTCATAAATCACCAGAAAATAGCGAACTAAAGCTCGATAAAAAATGTATTGGCGAGGATGACGATTATCAAGCCAAGGAGTATTGTGGGAgtcaaaataagaagaagagaacGCGTAAGGGAAAGACAACTccacaaaccaaaattaaaactgGCTGTAATTTAGATACG TCTAAGCTGTTACCGCACAAATCACCGGAGACGGAATTCAGCTGTGATCAGAAACGCGGTAAAGAATGTAATGCTGTCTGTGGGGATGGCGAAAGTGAAGGGGAAGAATACTGTGGGAGTCAGAAGAAGGACACACGGAAAGGAAAGGCAACTCCACAAAGTATAACTCCTAAAAAG TCAAGGGAGAAGTCACTTATGAATGGTACACCTAAAAAGAATGGCTCCAGTAATGGAAAAGGTATTGGTAATATGAAAGAGAACAAGGATGCATCACCACCAATCCCTAATTTGAGGTTAGAGGCCAAGATGACAGCCGAG GAAAATTCACGATTGTTTGCTGGGAAGCAAATACACCCCTTTTTCACATCATGGAAAGTGAGTAAGAGATGTAACAAGACAACTGAATCAGAAAGTAACTATTGCTCGGCcaagataaaagataaaaacatcgATATTGGTCCTATTCACGTCTTTGAAAGGGATCAG CATGATGCAAGGCCTCTTGATTGGAGTGATTGGAAAGTTTGTGAGGAACCATTTGCCAATAGCAGTTGTAGTCTAGAAGGCCCCGTCTCATCAAACTTTGTAGGCTTCATTGGATCGCTAGACATAAATGACTTCCCCTGTGCGTCACATCCTCCCAGTACATCACTTCTTCAAGATAATGCATCTTTGGATCGATGCCTTTGTCGACAAGAATTTGTGTGCGAGGCACCGGCAATATTCTCTTCCACATCATCTGATGCGCAGGTGGGATGCTGTCAGTTTGTTAAGGATACAGAAACCATATGTAAAGCAACACCT GACTGTAAGGTTGTTGAAGTTGGTTTCTTTTCTGGCTGTACAAGAAAATCAGATGCCAAGCAGCAAAGTGACCTTCTCCAAGAAAG GACTGACTCATCATACCTTAGTTGCACTAATCAGCTTGAGGATAGATTGTGGATGGATAAGTACCAGCCAAAGAATGCCACTGAG GTATGTGgaaatgatgaatcagtgaaaCTTTTGAGTGAGTGGCTTTGTTCTTGGAAACAAAGAGGTCATCAAGCCAGCACAGATACCTTCAGTGGTGATGTATGTGATAGACAAGATGCTGATTATACCTGTTCTCAAAGTGACTCTGATtcagaaaataataatgaaggGGCCAGCCTTAAGAATGTTCTTTTGATCACTGGACCGACTGGG AGTGGGAAGTCTGCTGCTATCTATGCTTGTGCGAAGGAAGAAGGATTCAAAGTTCTGGAG GTCAATGCATCAGAGTGTCGAAATGGAGCTGTGGTGAAGCAAAGATTTGGAGAGGCATTAGAATCACATTCCCTCGAATG GTCACAGGAAATTCATGTGGAACCACAGAGCAACAAAATTGCAAAATTTCCCTCAGCCCTTCCTGATGGTAAATTGACACCAGATTCTGACAGCAAGATTATTGAGGTGATACCAATATTGAATAAGGATGATTCTCTTGGAGCCACTACTAAGTGTGCTTCCAAGGAGAGTACAATTGCCTGTGGTCGAGGACAACTTAGACACTTGATTCTTTTTGAAGATGTGGATATTACTTTCACCGAAGATCGTGGCTTTGTCTCTGCAATACAACAAATAGCTGAAAAAGCGAAAGGGCCTGTGATACTGACCAGCAATA GTGAAAATCCCGTTCTTCCTACCAGTCTGGACAGGCTAGAAGTTTCTTTTATGATGCCATCAGAGAAGGAGCTTCTTCAGCAAGCATATATG GTTTGTTCTGCTGAGAAGGTCAACATTCAACCTCATCTACTAGAGCAAGTAGTTGAATATTGTCAAGGAGATATCAGAAAAACCTTTATGCATCTTCAGTTCTGGTTTCAGGGCAAACAAATTAGAAAACTGCTTCCAGGTAGAGAAGCACCAAGACTGTTTGGCCCGCTCAAGTTTGATCCTGAGGCTGGGCATCGAGTATTGCCAAAGATGATGCCATGGAATTTCCCTTCTCATTTATCTGAGCTAGTTGAAAAGGAGATCACAAATTCATTGTCTACGATGGAAGAAGCAAATTCTGTTTCCATGGAGGTCATAGAAGaagattttgaagataaagaaatgCAAAATAACTTGAAGATTCATAATTATGGAAAATACAGTATCGAGGCCAAGAAAGAAGCAATGTTAAACCAGAATTGCTCTGATCATGATTGTGATCTCTTCGAAATCCCTTTTGATGCAGTATATGATGTTTTTGATTCCTCAGGAACTCTGGTATCATTCTCTCAGAGAAAAAGTAGAAGGAAACTCAATGTAGTAATGTCTTCGGATTCTGAAGATGAGTTGGTCAATGACAGAGTTCCCTTAATTGGAGACAGGGATACTAACAGTGAATTCACCCTTGAAGCTGATGGTGCATTTCCCTCTCACTGTACAAGCACGCAAAACTGCTTAAGTCCATCAACTGACCTGCAACTTTGTTCTGGAGTGGAGAAACTAGATGAAAATTGTAGTCAATGTCCAGATATAGCAATTGATTTGCATGTAAAAGAGACATCCATATCAGTTGATGTATCATGTGTGCCAGAATCAACATTTGTTCCAGAAACTCTAATTAATGGTGGAACAGAGGTGTCATTTAGCAGGGTGTATTGCACTTCAGTGGCTGACACTTTGGAAGAAGTTTCAGTGAGCAACGAGTTCAGTCAAAACCTATGTCCAGTTGAAACTGAAAATCTTGACAAATTTGTGCCCATATTACAACATAATTATGATATGTTGGGAAGCACTTGTGATGTAATTGCAGAATCATCTCATGAAGAGGTGGAAGATTCTCAAAATGAACTTGCTGAAGCTATTACAAGAGAATATCAAGTATTGGATGAATGTAGCCGCATGGATTTCAATAAGAAACCCAAGCCAGCGGAGAAATTTCAATCCTGTATGATGACTGATTTAGTACGAGAGTCTTGGAGAAAACTTCGTGATCGTCACATAGATCTAAGACATTTTGTCACCTCAGAAGTCAAAGATGCTACTGGGATAATAGAACTTGCTTATGGTATGAGCAATCTGATTTCAGAAGCTGAACTATTGCTTTCAAAGCACCAAACTTTG GATTCCTCTGATGTGGTGGACACGTTCAGCTGGTCTGATGAGCATTTGCAGATGTCATCAACAATAGCTCGGCAAGGATTTTGCTTCTATGCCAAAGAACTTGCTAATGCCGGGTTAAAAATGGGTTTGGAGTCCAAAGTAGATTTCACCTGGGAGATGCTGTCTACTGCTAGTATGATGGAATTTGGTAACTTGGTTAGACAGAATTTGAGTAGTAAGAGCTCACATTCTGGGATGAGTACTGAGATGAGCCTACCAGAAAATGGAACATCGTCAAATAG